GAACGGTGGTCGCACGGGTGGGGCGCCGACAACGCATCAGGGCCGCCGACTCATATGAGTCGGCGGCCCTGATGCGGTACTTCTCTGTCGGGGTGGCGGGATTTGAACCCACGACCTCTTCGTCCCGAATGAGGTTCGGCGGAGCTCGGCACCAGCTTGGACGGTGTTTCTCCTGGCCAGGGTATTGGTGCGGGTAGGCGTGGAGTGGTCTCACGGTGGCTTGGGGAGCGAGTCGGCTCCCCAATGGCTCCCAGCTCTCGGGACCGGCGGCTGCGCGTCCTGGTCGCGAGCGGGGCTCTTCTTCGTCGATCGCTACCTCGCGACATGGATCCTGGCGGTGATGGCCGTCGGCTTCGGTCGTCTCGTGTCATGGCCTCGCTCACGAGGAGGCCTTCGCAGATGTGGACCGGCTGGCTCGGGTGTGGACCTCCTCCTGCGAACCGTGGTTGTCAGTGCCGACCTCTAAGGTCCCGGTATGGCGATATTCCGGTCCAGCTTCTCGCTCAAGATCATGGTCGAAGAAGCGCGAAAACTTACCGAGCATGCTGGAGTGCATGAGCGGATTGACACTGTGCTGCGGATTATGGGCGAGGGCTACGGCGGAACTTACGGCAAGGGAAGACCGCTGGTGAACGCTCTGGAGGACGTGGCCCAAGCATGCCTGCTCCATGAAGAGTTCCCGCTTGCTCAGCGCTTCCAGAGATTCGCCGGGTACGCGGGCGGCAAACTCTTCCTCGACACCGTTGAGCACTACTACGACGCGAAGGCGCGGCAGCGGAGCGAAGAGTTCATGCGACGTATGGCTGCCATGGGCTCTGATCGAGCCGTGTCTGCCCTTGAAGCGCTATGCGCCGAGAATCCCGATGCGAGTGTCACCGACGCCCTTGCTCTCTTCCGCGGCATTGCCCGATCTACCAACCATCTGAGTATCGGAGACGGCGAGGGCGGAATCCAACTGCCCGCCAAGTACCTCAAACGACTTCAGCAGTTCGGGCATATGGAGCTGATCCTGCGAGATCTGCCCCGACCAGCCTCCGCTGAGACCGCCCGGATGATGAATGAGTTCCTGGAAGACGCAGACGCCGGAATGCTGGCTCAGCTCTTGGAGCTGCGGGCCAGGCGGGCTGGCCTCGCATCCCTGCGTGCCGCAGTAGACCGCCCCGATAGCTCTGAGACTGTCATCCATGCCTGTCTGAAGAACCAGGAGTGGATCTTCGGTGGTGCCTTCGTGTCTGAGCTGGCCCGTCGGCAGTACACACCGGACACCATTCTCGACATTCCGCTGCTGCGAGGGGATGGCTCCTTGCACGTGGTGGAACTCAAGCGCGCCAACATAGAGAAACTGGCTATCCGGCCCAGTGGTCAACTCATGCTGGGTGCCCCGGTCCACCACGCGGTCTCGCAGACGCAGAACTATCTACGGATCTTGGACGAGGGCCGTGAAACCATCCTTGCGCGGTACGGGGTCGACACGCGCAGAGCTTCCGCGACTGTCGTGATCGGACACTCGCAGTACGTCAGTGGAGGGGTCACACCTCAGGAGGTCGCTGACACGCTGCGGACCTACAACACGCATCTGGCACGTATCGAAGTGATCACCTACGAGACCTTGCTGGAGTCTGCGGAGCGGATGCTGGCGCTCTCGTCGGCTGAGCACGTCTCCGGCCAAGCTGAGGGATACACCGCATGAGCGACGACTCTCCCGCGATCGAGCCGCTTCTGGCAAGACTTTGCGGTGGCACGATCAGCGGCAAAGATTATGTCGGCTACTTCATGAATGAACATGGTGAGGAACTCGTTTTCGCTCAGCGGCGGGGCGACAAGACCGCCGGACTCTGGCACAGCGACACAGACTGGGAGATGGTCCGGGTTGGCGATCACTCAATACGGCTTGGCGGAGACTTGGAAGGGATGATCACTGTGGCCGACCTGATCATCAACCGCTCTGAGGCGACATGGCTGTCCTCCTGTCTGGCAGCCTCCCGGCACTTGCGCCCGGGGCGCACCTGAGGTGTAAACAAGCAGGTCGAGGTTTCACTGCATAGGACTGGCACTGCAGACTTCGCGCAATCTCCCCGGTTGTGCCAAAAATCTCAGGCCAAGGGCTTGCAGATCATTAACGCGTAGCTTCCCGGTTCGGTGGTCGTTGGCGTGGTATGGAAGCGATCGAAGACATAGCGGTGGCGCTGGCGGCGAAGTTCACGGTGCTGTTGCCGCATCTGGATGAGCGCCAGCGCCGTCTGCTGCTGGCGGCCGAGGCCCGGTCGATCGGTCATGGCGGAATCAGGCTGGTCGCCCGTGCCGCTGGCGTGCGCGAGGCAACGGTGTCACTGGGCGTCACCGAGCTGGACTCCGGAGAGGCCCCCTTGGGGCGGGTACGCCGGGTCGGTGGTGGCCGCAAGCGGGTGGTCGACCTGGACCCGGGACTACGCCCGGCACTGCTGGCCCTGGTGGAACCGGACGTGCGGGGCGACCCGATGTCACCCTTGCGTTGGACGACGAAGTCCACCCGCCATTTGGCCGCCGAGCTCACCCGCCAGGGCCACCGGATATCCGCTGACACCGTCGCCGACGTGCTGCGCGAGGAAGGCTTCAGCCTCCAGGGCAACGCCAAGGTCATCGAAGGCAAGCAGCACCCCGACCGGGACGGACAGTTCCGCTACATCAACGACCAGGCCAAGGACCACCAGGCGGTCGGCGATCCCGTGATCAGCGTCGATACGAAGAAGAAGGAGGTCGTGGGTCCGTTGAAGAACGGCGGCAGGGAGTGGCGGCCCGCAGGCGACCCCGAGCGGGTCAGCACCCATGACTTCCCGGACAGGGAACTCGGCAAGGCCGTGCCCTACGGCATCTACGACCTCGCCGCGAACACCGGCTGGGTCAGCGTCGGCACTGACCACGACACCGCTGCCTTCGCCGTCGAATCCATCCGCCGCTGGTGGAAAGCCCGCGGCACGCAGGACTACCCGCAGGCCAGGCGCCTGCTCATCACCGCCGACGCCGGCGGATCCAACGGCTACCGCACCCGCGCCTGGAAAGCTGAACTCGCCTCCCTGGCACTGGAAACAGGCCTGCACATCACTGTCTGTCACTTTCCTCCGGGCACGTCTAAATGGAACCGGATCGAGCACCGGCTGTTCTCCCACATCACCATGAACTGGCGCGGCAGGCCTCTAACGAGCCACGAGGTCATCGTGCAGTCCATCGCCGCGACCACCACCCGCACCGGCCTGAAAGTCCACGCCGAACTCGACAGCGCCACCTACGCCACCGGAGTCCGCGTCGTCGACCGGCAACTGGACGCTCTTCCCCTGGCCCGTCATGAGTGGCACGGCGACTGGAATTACACCCTCCGCCCCGAGGAATACTGCCGGGACGGCACCCCGCCCATCCCACCCCAGGACCTACCCGGCCCCGACCGCGCCTGGCTCGTCCACCCGGACCTGACCGGCCTGCAGCCCGACCAGTGGGACCGGCTGATCACCCAGCTGAGAGCCGCCCGCGAACTCCAGCGGGAAGAAGACCTCCACCAACGACGCGGCGGAGACCGGCAGAAAGTACCCGCCGCCGGCCTGTACACGGGCCGGCGCCCCGGTCTCACCCTCGTCGACCGGCTCCTCGCCACCATCCTCTACCAGCGGTTCAAGCTCCCCCAGGTCGTCATCGCCCCGCTCTTCACCGTCACACCCGTGACCCTCAACCGCGCCATCAGCCAGACCCGTCGGCTCCTGGACCAGATCGGACACACCATCGAACCCGCCACCACCCCACTGGCCACCCTGGACGACCTTGCACACCTCGCCGCCCGCCTCGACACCGCCCCCACGACAAAGATCAAGACAGCGAGTTAATGATCTGCAAGCCCCAACGATTCTCGTGCTGCCTCGGACAACGATGTAGCACGCATGTCGCCGGCTCCTCCGATGACGTGGTTCATGACGTAGCCAAAGCCGGTGCCACGCTCCGGGTCGGCGAAGCCGAGTGAGCCCCCGCGGCCTGTGTGACCGAAGGCGCTTGGGCCGGTCATGGGGATAGTCGCGGTGGGCAGCATGTATCCGGTGCTGAACCGGCTGGGCACCAGCATCACCTGGTCCTGCCCGCTGGCCTGCTCCTCGGTCGCCAAAGCCAGCGTCTCCGGGGTGAACAGGCGTACTCCGTCCACCTCGCCGATCAACGCGGCGTACATGCGCGCCAACCCGCGTGCGGTGCCGATACCGTTGGACGAGGGGAGTTCCGCGGCCTGCACATCGGGGGAGTCGAAGTCGATGTTCGCGGGGTCGGTAACCGCGTACGCCCTGTTGCTGAGCGAGTTCGGGTCGCGCCAGGCGGCGACGAGGTCGCGCAGCTCCTCGGGGATCGACTCCTCGGGCACGGTGGTGAGGTCGACGTCCGGCTTCCGGTACACCATGCGGCTGAGCCGGTTCCGTTCTCTGGCCGGCAGGCCGATGAAGAAGTCCAGCCCCAGCGGGGCGGCGATCTCCTCGGCGAAGAAGCGGCCCGGTGAACGCCCCGACACCCGGCGGATCACCTCGCCGACCAGCCAACCCCAGGTCCGGCCGTGGTACCCGTGCGCAGTGCCCGGGGCCCACTGTGGGCGCTGGGCGGCCAGGGCCGCCGCCATGGGGTGCCAGGCCAGTGCCTCGTCCAGCGGTACCGGCTGGTCGAGGGCCACCAGGCCGGCCTGGTGGGACAGCAGCCAGCGCACTGGGATCTCCGCCTTGCCGTTCGCGGCGAACTCCGGCCAGTACTCGGCCACTGGTGCGTCCAGGTCCAGCTCCCCCCGCTGGGCCAGCAGATGTGCTGCGGTGGCGGTCGCGCCCTTGGTCGCCGAGTAGACGAGCTGGAGCGTGTCCCGTTCCCACGGTCGACCGGTGTCCGGATAGGTGACTCCGGCCCACAGATCCACCACCGGCCGACCGTCCTGGTAGACGCAGACCGCCGCGCCGATGTCCTCGCGCTCGGCGAAGTTCGCCGCGAACGCGTCCCGTACCGGTTCGAACCCTGCCGCTACCTCACCGTTGATCACCGTCATGCCGCCCATCCTGACACCCCCGGACCGTTGTTCGGAGGGGCGAGCCCGCACGGAGACCGGGACGATCAGGCTGCGGCGGGCACCGCTTGGAGACGCTCCCGGAACTCCCGGACGGTCGGAACGGCCCTATGCGGTTCGAGCTGCGCGGAGAACTCCTTCAGCCGTTCGAGCGCCCGCACCGAGCTGACCTTGTCCTCCAGAAGCGCGGCCCCGTAGTTCGCGGCGTCCAACGCTCCCTCCAGGTCACCACCAGCCAGCCGGGCCTCCGCCAGCCGACTGGAGCGAACGGCCTTGTCCCGGGGCGCGGCCCTCTCGACGGAGGTCTCCAGGGAACGCGTCGCCCGTTCCACCTGGCCCGCGCGGAGCAGCACCTTGCCCTCCGTCGACTTCACTTGGCCCTCGCCGAACCAGTCCGGGGCATCGCCCGCCGTCTGGCGCTCCCAGAGGGCAGCGGCACGGTTGAGGGCCGTGCCGGCCCTCTGGTGATCGCCGTCGCGGGACAGCGCCTCGGCCTTGTGCAGATAGAGGAAGCACTGAGCGGAGGGCGACAATGTGCGCGGAGCGTTGTCGATGCCGGTCGAGATCAGATCGACCCGCTCAGCCGTGCGCCCGGCCTCGGAGACGTGGACACCCATCTCGGCCAGGATGAAGGCCCCGAAGGCGTCGTCCCCGCCGGTACGGGCACTGCGCAGCGCCCCGACGTAGTACCGCTGCCCTGCGGACCGCAGCCCCGCGTCGTACGCCATCCAGCCGGTGAGGTGCGAGGCCCGGGCCGCCAGCGCGTACAGGCGGACACGGATGTCGTCCGTGTACCGGCCGCCGCTGAGCAGGCCCGTGACCAGGGAGAGGTCACCTCGTGCCTGTTCCAGCAGCCGGGCGCCTCCCAGTTGGTCATCAAGGGTACGGAGGGTGCTGACGCGCTGCTC
The nucleotide sequence above comes from Streptomyces clavuligerus. Encoded proteins:
- a CDS encoding Shedu anti-phage system protein SduA domain-containing protein codes for the protein MAIFRSSFSLKIMVEEARKLTEHAGVHERIDTVLRIMGEGYGGTYGKGRPLVNALEDVAQACLLHEEFPLAQRFQRFAGYAGGKLFLDTVEHYYDAKARQRSEEFMRRMAAMGSDRAVSALEALCAENPDASVTDALALFRGIARSTNHLSIGDGEGGIQLPAKYLKRLQQFGHMELILRDLPRPASAETARMMNEFLEDADAGMLAQLLELRARRAGLASLRAAVDRPDSSETVIHACLKNQEWIFGGAFVSELARRQYTPDTILDIPLLRGDGSLHVVELKRANIEKLAIRPSGQLMLGAPVHHAVSQTQNYLRILDEGRETILARYGVDTRRASATVVIGHSQYVSGGVTPQEVADTLRTYNTHLARIEVITYETLLESAERMLALSSAEHVSGQAEGYTA
- a CDS encoding ISAzo13-like element ISScl2 family transposase, producing the protein MEAIEDIAVALAAKFTVLLPHLDERQRRLLLAAEARSIGHGGIRLVARAAGVREATVSLGVTELDSGEAPLGRVRRVGGGRKRVVDLDPGLRPALLALVEPDVRGDPMSPLRWTTKSTRHLAAELTRQGHRISADTVADVLREEGFSLQGNAKVIEGKQHPDRDGQFRYINDQAKDHQAVGDPVISVDTKKKEVVGPLKNGGREWRPAGDPERVSTHDFPDRELGKAVPYGIYDLAANTGWVSVGTDHDTAAFAVESIRRWWKARGTQDYPQARRLLITADAGGSNGYRTRAWKAELASLALETGLHITVCHFPPGTSKWNRIEHRLFSHITMNWRGRPLTSHEVIVQSIAATTTRTGLKVHAELDSATYATGVRVVDRQLDALPLARHEWHGDWNYTLRPEEYCRDGTPPIPPQDLPGPDRAWLVHPDLTGLQPDQWDRLITQLRAARELQREEDLHQRRGGDRQKVPAAGLYTGRRPGLTLVDRLLATILYQRFKLPQVVIAPLFTVTPVTLNRAISQTRRLLDQIGHTIEPATTPLATLDDLAHLAARLDTAPTTKIKTAS
- a CDS encoding serine hydrolase domain-containing protein, translating into MTVINGEVAAGFEPVRDAFAANFAEREDIGAAVCVYQDGRPVVDLWAGVTYPDTGRPWERDTLQLVYSATKGATATAAHLLAQRGELDLDAPVAEYWPEFAANGKAEIPVRWLLSHQAGLVALDQPVPLDEALAWHPMAAALAAQRPQWAPGTAHGYHGRTWGWLVGEVIRRVSGRSPGRFFAEEIAAPLGLDFFIGLPARERNRLSRMVYRKPDVDLTTVPEESIPEELRDLVAAWRDPNSLSNRAYAVTDPANIDFDSPDVQAAELPSSNGIGTARGLARMYAALIGEVDGVRLFTPETLALATEEQASGQDQVMLVPSRFSTGYMLPTATIPMTGPSAFGHTGRGGSLGFADPERGTGFGYVMNHVIGGAGDMRATSLSEAARESLGLADH